From Anoplopoma fimbria isolate UVic2021 breed Golden Eagle Sablefish chromosome 11, Afim_UVic_2022, whole genome shotgun sequence, one genomic window encodes:
- the cbx2 gene encoding chromobox protein homolog 2, with protein sequence MEELSAVGEQVFDAECILNKRQKKGKLEFLVKWRGWSSKHNSWEPQENILDPRLLAAFNKKEQEKELLLLKKGKRPRGRPRKILENVPEAKSSSSSSGSSSSSDSSSSCSSSSSSSEDDDDDDNDRNNVKPATPGVRTRDLHPVPQKKAQIVVAKPEPPKKRSRKPPSPEAKEFPQNKGVRKIVKGSKDADVPGAIKKPVHPASFTFMGFHRGSPRDAVAAQSRSSLTQGGAVKNSVGPGRSVQPASVTLSKASQSRNVSEGKLSVSGATSLDLKAAAGKSKGVAALNLNTSKHLIQGTTQHTLSSPIGQKKAPAPVSTPQRTPNNKPSLPTKNAPVNQSPGPQPLNLQNKRVQGGGAPGNVTAPVSGLRNTTNPARKTTVPQNQEYNPPQSPAAPGRLQTRKSQPGADKIKEATEIQTPRVQGRLEKSGVQKSSTEVQSQPERPAAKDGKKAEMSTGEDESCSDSDQDSPYVGQDCSVASQNQDWKPTRSLIEHVFVTDVTANLVTVTVKESPTSVGFFNIRNY encoded by the exons acacaacAGCTGGGAGCCCCAAGAAAACATCCTGGACCCCAGACTGTTGGCTGCATTCAACAAGAA AGAGCAAGAAAAGGAACTTCTGCTGCTCAAGAAAGGGAAAAGGCCGAGAGGACGACCCCGGAAAATACTA GAAAATGTGCCCGAAGCTAAGTCAAGCAGCTCTTCATCCggctcctcatcatcctccgattcctcctcctcgtgctcctcctcttcatcctcgtcGGAggatgacgacgacgacgacaacGACAGAAACAACGTCAAACCGGCGACGCCAGGAGTCAGAACGCGGGACCTCCACCCGGTCCCCCAGAAGAAGGCGCAGATCGTCGTCGCCAAACCGGAGCCCCCGAAGAAGCGAAGCAGGAAACCTCCGTCGCCCGAAGCGAAGGAGTTCCCGCAGAACAAGGGGGTTCGCAAGATCGTCAAGGGGTCCAAGGACGCCGATGTCCCCGGGGCGATCAAGAAGCCCGTTCACCCGGCGAGCTTCACCTTCATGGGGTTCCATCGGGGCTCGCCTCGGGATGCGGTAGCCGCTCAGAGCAGGAGCTCTCTAACTCAAGGAGGGGCCGTTAAAAACTCTGTTGGACCCGGAAGGTCGGTCCAACCGGCCTCCGTAACCCTGAGCAAAGCCAGCCAGAGCAGGAATGTCAGCGAGGGGAAACTGTCCGTCTCCGGCGCGACAAGTCTGGATTTGAAAGCAGCTGCTGGTAAATCAAAAGGCGTAGCGGCGTTGAATTTGAATACATCCAAACACCTCATTCAAGGAACCACTCAACACACACTAAGCTCCCCCATCGGACAAAAGAAGGCCCCGGCCCCTGTGTCAACACCGCAGCGGACACCCAATAATAAACCTTCTTTACCGACTAAGAACGCCCCCGTCAATCAGAGTCCTGGCCCCCAGCCGCTCAACCTCCAGAACAAACGGGTGCAGGGCGGAGGCGCTCCTGGAAACGTCACTGCTCCGGTGTCGGGGTTGAGAAACACAACGAACCCGGCGAGGAAAACAACCGTCCCGCAGAACCAGGAGTATAATCCCCCTCAGAGTCCGGCGGCACCCGGGAGACTTCAGACCAGGAAGAGCCAGCCCGGGGCGGACAAGATCAAGGAGGCGACAGAAATCCAGACCCCCAGAGTCCAAGGCAGGCTGGAGAAGAGCGGCGTGCAGAAATCCTCCACGGAGGTCCAGAGCCAGCCGGAGAGACCGGCCGCCAAGGACGGCAAGAAAGCCGAAATGAGCACGGGCGAAGACGAGAGCTGCTCGGACTCCGACCAGGACTCTCCCTACGTGGGACAGGATTGCTCGGTGGCCTCCCAGAACCAGGACTGGAAGCCCACGCGGAGTCTGATAGAGCACGTCTTCGTAACGGATGTCACCGCTAATCTGGTTACAGTCACGGTCAAGGAGTCGCCGACCAGCGTGGGCTTCTTCAACATTCGCAACTACTGA